In Sphingopyxis sp. FD7, a single window of DNA contains:
- the infB gene encoding translation initiation factor IF-2 → MSDEQDKPTLSRKPLGLKRTVEAGQVQQQFSHGRRNTVVVEVKRRRVLGRPGEAAPAPEAEEAKAPPAPAPAPAAPRPAAPKPAAADSLLTRQERQAQLLREAEEARMAALEENRRREEAARARAAEEERARAEKREEQVAAKAAEPAPPPPAPTPDAPADVPAAERPAETAARPATAGAAPAPRRFTPVEPPKRPEPKRPEPKASRGGENRRQSGKLTVTRALNEDEGARARSLAALKRAREKEKRSHMTSSGPREKQVREVVVPDTITVQELANRMAEKGADLVKALFKMGMPVTVNQTIDQDTAELLVTEFGHEIKRVSEADIDIRHDEDVDDAAALKPRAPVVTIMGHVDHGKTSLLDALRGANVQAGEAGGITQHIGAYQVKAKDGSVITFLDTPGHEAFTDMRARGANVTDIAILVVAADDGIKPQTVESINHAKAAGVPIIVAINKIDKDGANPQRVRERLLEHEIIVEAMGGEVQDVEVSALKKQNLDKLLDAIALQAEIMELKANPDRAAEGTVIEAKLDKGRGPVATILVRRGTLKVGDIFVCGAESGRVRALIDDHGRQVKQATPSMPVEVLGLGGVPMAGDTLTVVENEARAREVAAYRQEQALKKRTAQAPVSLEGMFSALADKANVIEYPVVVKGDVQGSVEAIVNALNKLSTDEIRVRVLHSGAGAITESDVTLAASTKAPIIGFNVRPNAKAREIANREKVRFMYYDVIYHLTADVAKEMAGELGPERIENVVGRAEVKEVFPAGKRDKAAGLLVLEGSIRKGLHARLTRDDVIVSATTIASLRRFKDDVAEVRAGLECGVVLADTNDIKPGDHLEVFEVELRERTL, encoded by the coding sequence ATGAGTGACGAACAGGACAAGCCGACCCTTAGCCGCAAGCCCCTGGGCCTGAAGCGGACGGTCGAGGCCGGACAGGTGCAGCAGCAATTCAGCCATGGCCGCCGCAATACGGTGGTGGTCGAGGTGAAGCGCCGCCGCGTGCTGGGTCGGCCGGGCGAGGCCGCACCGGCACCGGAGGCCGAAGAGGCGAAGGCCCCGCCCGCCCCTGCGCCTGCGCCCGCCGCGCCCAGGCCCGCGGCGCCGAAGCCTGCCGCGGCGGACAGCCTGTTGACGCGCCAGGAGCGGCAGGCGCAATTGCTGCGCGAGGCTGAGGAAGCGCGCATGGCGGCGCTCGAAGAGAATCGTCGCCGCGAGGAAGCGGCGCGCGCGCGGGCGGCCGAGGAGGAAAGGGCGCGCGCCGAAAAGCGCGAGGAGCAGGTCGCGGCAAAGGCCGCCGAGCCCGCGCCGCCGCCCCCGGCGCCGACACCGGACGCCCCTGCCGACGTTCCGGCCGCCGAGCGTCCGGCCGAAACCGCCGCGCGTCCCGCGACGGCGGGCGCGGCCCCGGCGCCACGCCGCTTCACTCCCGTCGAGCCGCCAAAACGCCCCGAGCCCAAGCGTCCCGAGCCCAAGGCCAGCCGCGGCGGCGAAAATCGCCGCCAATCGGGCAAGCTGACCGTCACGCGCGCGCTGAATGAGGATGAAGGTGCGCGTGCGCGCAGCCTCGCCGCGCTGAAGCGTGCCCGCGAAAAGGAAAAGCGTTCGCACATGACCTCGTCGGGCCCGCGCGAAAAGCAGGTCCGCGAAGTCGTCGTGCCCGACACGATCACGGTGCAGGAACTCGCCAACCGCATGGCCGAAAAGGGCGCCGACCTGGTCAAGGCGCTGTTCAAGATGGGGATGCCCGTCACCGTCAACCAGACGATCGACCAGGACACTGCGGAACTGCTCGTCACCGAATTCGGGCACGAGATCAAACGCGTCAGCGAAGCCGACATCGACATCCGCCACGACGAGGATGTCGACGATGCCGCGGCGCTCAAGCCGCGCGCGCCGGTCGTGACGATCATGGGCCATGTCGATCACGGCAAGACCAGCCTGCTCGACGCGCTGCGCGGCGCCAATGTTCAGGCGGGCGAGGCCGGCGGCATAACCCAGCATATCGGGGCCTATCAGGTGAAGGCGAAGGACGGCAGCGTCATCACCTTCCTCGATACGCCGGGCCACGAAGCCTTTACGGACATGCGCGCACGCGGAGCGAACGTCACCGACATCGCGATCCTGGTGGTTGCGGCTGACGACGGCATAAAGCCGCAGACGGTCGAATCGATCAACCACGCCAAGGCGGCCGGCGTCCCGATCATCGTCGCGATCAACAAGATCGACAAGGATGGCGCCAACCCGCAGCGGGTGCGCGAGCGCCTGCTCGAGCATGAGATCATCGTCGAGGCGATGGGCGGCGAGGTGCAGGACGTTGAAGTTTCGGCGCTCAAGAAACAGAATCTTGACAAGCTGCTCGACGCGATCGCGCTGCAGGCCGAGATCATGGAACTGAAAGCCAATCCCGACCGCGCCGCCGAAGGCACGGTCATCGAGGCAAAGCTCGACAAGGGACGCGGGCCCGTCGCGACGATCCTGGTTCGCCGCGGGACGCTGAAGGTCGGCGACATCTTCGTCTGCGGCGCCGAAAGCGGCCGAGTCCGCGCGCTCATCGACGATCATGGCAGGCAGGTCAAACAGGCGACGCCGTCGATGCCGGTCGAGGTGCTCGGTCTCGGCGGGGTGCCGATGGCGGGCGATACGCTGACCGTCGTCGAAAATGAGGCGCGCGCCCGCGAGGTCGCCGCCTATCGCCAGGAACAGGCGCTCAAGAAGCGGACGGCGCAGGCGCCCGTCAGCCTCGAAGGCATGTTCTCGGCGCTCGCCGACAAGGCCAATGTCATCGAATATCCGGTGGTCGTGAAGGGCGACGTGCAAGGCAGCGTCGAGGCGATCGTCAACGCACTGAACAAGCTGTCGACCGACGAGATCCGCGTCCGCGTCCTCCATTCGGGCGCCGGGGCGATCACCGAAAGCGACGTCACGCTCGCCGCGTCGACCAAGGCGCCGATCATCGGCTTCAACGTCCGCCCGAACGCCAAGGCGCGCGAGATCGCGAACCGCGAAAAAGTGCGCTTCATGTATTATGACGTCATCTATCACCTGACCGCCGACGTGGCGAAGGAGATGGCGGGCGAGCTTGGCCCCGAACGCATCGAAAATGTCGTCGGCCGCGCCGAGGTCAAGGAGGTGTTCCCGGCGGGCAAGCGCGACAAGGCCGCGGGCCTGCTCGTGCTCGAAGGCTCGATCCGCAAGGGGCTCCACGCGCGCCTCACGCGCGACGATGTCATCGTCTCGGCGACGACCATCGCCTCGCTCCGTCGCTTCAAGGACGATGTCGCCGAGGTGCGCGCGGGCCTCGAATGCGGCGTCGTGCTGGCCGATACCAACGACATCAAGCCGGGCGATCACCTCGAAGTCTTCGAGGTCGAGCTGCGCGAACGCACGCTGTAA
- a CDS encoding DUF448 domain-containing protein, whose protein sequence is MRTPRNDQLSPTDRAKGRGNHVPERRCVVTGEVFPAERLVRLALGPDGGIAPDVHGKAPGRGAWIGVDRATLEAAQARGKLRSGLARALHESGFAIPDDLGARIEAQLARATLDRLGLESRAGMLISGNDKIEQAARRGQVRLLLHAHDAGEDGRKKLAQAWRVGEDAEGSGREGLVLPVDRGTLSVALGRENAVHLAIVDARAADRVLAHLSRWQFFTGWSRDAANRVSDTDSRAPGTGDTSAASAVSGAF, encoded by the coding sequence ATGCGGACCCCGCGCAATGATCAGCTGAGCCCAACCGACCGCGCAAAGGGGCGCGGCAACCATGTGCCCGAGCGGCGCTGTGTCGTCACCGGAGAGGTGTTTCCGGCGGAGCGACTCGTGCGCCTCGCGCTCGGTCCCGATGGCGGCATCGCGCCCGACGTTCACGGCAAGGCGCCGGGGCGCGGCGCATGGATCGGCGTCGACCGGGCGACGCTCGAGGCGGCGCAGGCCAGGGGCAAGCTCAGGAGCGGCCTTGCGCGTGCGTTGCACGAGAGCGGCTTTGCGATCCCCGACGATCTCGGCGCGCGGATCGAGGCCCAGCTCGCCCGCGCGACGCTCGACCGGCTGGGTCTCGAATCGCGCGCGGGCATGCTCATCAGCGGCAATGACAAGATCGAACAGGCGGCGCGGCGCGGGCAGGTTCGCCTGCTCCTCCACGCACATGATGCGGGCGAGGATGGCCGCAAGAAACTGGCGCAGGCGTGGCGTGTCGGCGAGGATGCGGAAGGATCGGGCCGCGAAGGACTGGTCTTGCCGGTAGACCGCGGCACCCTATCTGTGGCATTGGGGCGCGAGAACGCGGTGCATCTGGCGATTGTCGACGCCCGCGCCGCCGACCGGGTGCTGGCGCATTTGAGCCGCTGGCAGTTTTTCACCGGATGGAGTAGGGACGCGGCCAATCGCGTTTCGGATACGGATTCCCGCGCGCCGGGAACAGGGGATACGTCCGCGGCTTCCGCCGTTTCGGGCGCGTTTTGA
- the nusA gene encoding transcription termination factor NusA produces the protein MATAISANKAELLAIANAVASEKMIDKGIVIEAIEEAIQRAARARYGAENDIRAKLDPQTGDLRLWRVVEVVETVEDYFKQVDLAAAQKLQKDAKIGDFIVDPLPAVDLGRIDAQSAKQVIFQKVREADRQRQYEEFKDRAGEIITGVVKSVEFGHIVVNLGRAEGVIRRDQQIPRELMRVGDRVRALILSVRSETRGPQIFLSRAHPDFMKKLFAQEVPEIYDGIIEIKAAARDPGSRAKIGVISYDGSIDPVGACVGMKGSRVQAVVQELQGEKIDIIPWSEDTATFVVNALQPATVQRVVIDEDDGRIEVVVPDDQLSLAIGRRGQNVRLASQLTGKQIDIMTEADASEKRQREFVERSTMFQEELDVDETLAQLLVAEGFGELEEVAYVPLEELASIEGFDEELAQELQSRAAEGLDRREEAARQERRALGVEDALAEIPHLTEAMLVTLGKAGIKTLDDLADLATDELIAKKRTDNRRGPARSERAEDKGGVLGDYGLSEEQGNEIIMAARAHWFDDEPEAGSAAAPQTGEAADADPAQ, from the coding sequence ATGGCCACTGCCATTTCCGCCAACAAGGCCGAGCTGCTCGCGATCGCCAATGCCGTTGCCAGCGAGAAGATGATCGACAAGGGCATCGTCATCGAGGCGATCGAGGAAGCGATCCAGCGCGCCGCGCGCGCGCGCTATGGCGCCGAGAATGACATTCGCGCCAAGCTCGACCCGCAGACCGGCGATCTGCGCCTGTGGCGTGTCGTCGAGGTCGTCGAGACGGTCGAGGATTATTTCAAGCAGGTCGATCTCGCCGCCGCGCAGAAGCTGCAGAAGGACGCGAAGATCGGCGACTTCATCGTCGACCCGCTGCCCGCGGTCGACCTCGGCCGCATCGACGCGCAGTCGGCGAAGCAGGTGATCTTCCAGAAGGTCCGCGAAGCCGATCGTCAGCGCCAGTATGAAGAGTTCAAGGACCGCGCCGGGGAGATCATCACCGGTGTCGTGAAATCGGTCGAGTTCGGCCATATCGTCGTCAACCTCGGCCGCGCCGAGGGCGTGATCCGCCGCGACCAGCAGATCCCGCGCGAACTGATGCGCGTCGGCGACCGCGTCCGCGCGCTGATCCTGTCGGTGCGCAGCGAAACGCGCGGGCCGCAGATCTTCCTGAGCCGCGCGCACCCCGATTTCATGAAAAAGCTGTTCGCGCAGGAAGTGCCTGAAATCTATGACGGCATCATCGAGATCAAGGCCGCCGCGCGCGATCCGGGCAGCCGTGCGAAGATCGGCGTCATCAGCTATGACGGCAGCATCGACCCGGTCGGTGCGTGCGTCGGCATGAAGGGCAGCCGCGTGCAGGCGGTCGTCCAGGAATTGCAGGGCGAAAAGATCGACATCATTCCCTGGTCCGAAGACACGGCGACCTTCGTTGTCAACGCGCTTCAGCCCGCCACGGTGCAGCGCGTCGTCATCGATGAGGATGATGGCCGCATCGAAGTCGTCGTCCCCGACGATCAGCTGAGCCTCGCGATCGGTCGGCGCGGCCAGAACGTGCGTCTGGCCAGCCAGCTTACCGGCAAACAGATCGACATCATGACCGAGGCTGATGCGAGCGAGAAGCGCCAGCGCGAATTCGTCGAACGCTCGACGATGTTCCAGGAAGAACTCGACGTCGACGAAACGCTCGCGCAGCTCCTCGTCGCCGAAGGTTTCGGCGAGCTCGAGGAAGTCGCTTATGTCCCGCTCGAAGAGCTTGCGAGCATCGAGGGCTTCGATGAAGAGCTCGCGCAGGAGTTGCAGAGCCGTGCCGCCGAAGGGCTCGATCGCCGCGAAGAGGCCGCGAGACAGGAGCGCCGCGCCCTTGGTGTCGAGGATGCGCTCGCCGAGATTCCGCACCTGACCGAAGCGATGCTCGTCACGCTTGGCAAGGCCGGGATCAAGACGCTCGACGATCTCGCCGACCTTGCGACCGACGAGTTGATCGCGAAGAAGCGCACCGACAACCGCCGCGGCCCGGCGCGCAGTGAACGCGCCGAGGACAAGGGCGGCGTGCTGGGTGATTATGGCCTCAGCGAAGAGCAGGGCAACGAGATCATCATGGCGGCTCGCGCGCACTGGTTCGACGACGAACCGGAAGCCGGGTCCGCGGCGGCGCCGCAAACCGGGGAGGCCGCCGATGCGGACCCCGCGCAATGA
- the rimP gene encoding ribosome maturation protein RimP — MVDFDALHAIIAPEAEAMGLALVRVAFFGGDSDPTLQVMAERPDTRQLTIDDCADLSRRISDRLDALEEAGKDPIPTAYRLEVSSPGIDRPLTRRADFADWAGHEAKIALKEKLDGRQRFNGTLVGIDLKGDVVTISDKEGVQHHLPFEAIDTAKLVLTDKLIAATVPLSAEGADEMEEEGQD, encoded by the coding sequence TTGGTCGATTTCGACGCCCTCCATGCGATCATCGCGCCCGAAGCCGAGGCGATGGGCCTCGCGCTCGTGCGCGTCGCCTTCTTTGGCGGCGACAGCGATCCGACCCTGCAGGTGATGGCCGAGCGGCCCGACACGCGCCAGCTGACGATCGACGATTGCGCCGATCTGTCGCGCCGCATTTCGGACCGGCTCGACGCGCTCGAGGAAGCGGGCAAGGATCCGATCCCGACCGCCTATCGGCTGGAGGTTTCGTCGCCCGGCATCGACCGGCCGCTGACGCGGCGCGCCGACTTCGCCGACTGGGCGGGGCATGAGGCGAAGATTGCGCTGAAAGAGAAGCTGGACGGGCGCCAGCGTTTCAACGGCACCCTGGTCGGCATCGACCTTAAGGGCGATGTCGTCACGATTTCGGACAAGGAAGGGGTGCAGCATCATCTGCCGTTCGAGGCAATCGACACGGCAAAGCTGGTCCTCACCGACAAATTGATTGCCGCAACCGTCCCGCTCTCGGCCGAGGGCGCGGACGAAATGGAAGAAGAAGGACAGGACTGA
- a CDS encoding right-handed parallel beta-helix repeat-containing protein, translated as MLKSRFQHNAALLVMLTLAGCGGGSGEEAPPPVQLPAPAPSPTPAPAPTPAPTPTPTPTPPPAASPRPDAANTGVPAGITLRSWSGPAYDGRSNLVIDGYDLPRPPDGGFYHFAGADVVLRNCRSQVSIQLSGPRSRIERCEIRGGISISGAADVVLEGNNVHGSTSDLIHITSDTGRIRNLMIRNNFLHSPEPACGAHADGIQVRGVENLTLENNAIDMGPWRQVCGDDALNAAIFFENANGGNSLIRIIGNYLNGAGYVLRLAPGRDQRIVDNRFGRDERYGLILNNSAPGDIVAASGNVRDDNGEAVPIPPP; from the coding sequence ATGCTCAAAAGCCGGTTCCAGCACAACGCCGCGTTGCTCGTCATGCTGACGCTCGCCGGATGTGGCGGCGGGAGCGGCGAGGAAGCGCCGCCACCGGTGCAATTGCCCGCGCCCGCCCCTTCGCCGACTCCAGCGCCTGCACCGACACCCGCACCGACCCCGACGCCGACCCCAACCCCGCCGCCCGCCGCCAGTCCGCGCCCCGATGCCGCCAACACGGGCGTACCCGCGGGCATAACGCTGCGCAGCTGGTCGGGGCCCGCCTATGACGGACGATCGAACCTCGTGATCGACGGCTATGATCTTCCGAGGCCGCCCGACGGCGGCTTTTATCATTTCGCGGGCGCCGATGTCGTCCTGCGCAATTGCCGCTCGCAGGTGAGCATCCAGTTGTCGGGGCCGCGGTCGCGGATCGAACGGTGCGAAATCCGCGGCGGCATCTCGATATCGGGCGCGGCGGACGTCGTGCTCGAAGGCAATAATGTCCATGGTTCAACAAGCGACCTCATCCACATCACCTCCGACACCGGGCGCATCCGCAACCTGATGATCCGCAATAATTTTCTGCATAGTCCCGAGCCCGCGTGCGGCGCCCACGCCGACGGCATCCAGGTGCGCGGCGTCGAGAATCTGACGCTGGAAAACAATGCGATCGACATGGGACCGTGGCGCCAGGTGTGCGGCGACGACGCGCTGAATGCCGCGATCTTTTTCGAGAATGCGAACGGCGGCAACAGCCTGATCCGCATCATCGGCAATTATCTGAACGGCGCCGGCTATGTGCTGCGCCTCGCGCCGGGCCGCGACCAGCGCATCGTCGACAATCGCTTCGGGCGCGACGAGCGTTACGGCCTCATCCTCAACAATTCGGCGCCCGGCGACATCGTCGCGGCCAGCGGCAACGTCCGCGACGACAACGGCGAGGCGGTGCCCATCCCGCCGCCCTGA
- a CDS encoding anthrone oxygenase family protein, which yields MTAPLVTALLWFSIVTCGLLAGVYFTFSAFAMTAFARTGAAAGATAMTSINRVILRSLFMPLFLGSSLSSLALAIVGALHWDQPGACAALAGGVIYFTGMFVVTMLFNVPRNTALDASDPQSEAGRLLWARYLKEWTAWNHVRTLASTAALILFVVALDMR from the coding sequence ATGACCGCCCCGCTTGTGACCGCCCTGCTCTGGTTTTCGATCGTCACCTGCGGCCTTCTTGCGGGCGTCTATTTCACCTTCTCGGCTTTCGCGATGACCGCCTTTGCACGCACCGGCGCGGCCGCCGGGGCCACTGCGATGACCAGCATCAACCGCGTCATCCTGCGCTCGCTGTTCATGCCCCTGTTCCTGGGGTCCAGCCTGTCGAGCCTCGCGCTCGCGATTGTTGGCGCGCTGCACTGGGACCAGCCGGGTGCATGCGCGGCGCTGGCCGGGGGCGTCATCTATTTCACCGGCATGTTCGTGGTGACGATGCTCTTCAACGTCCCGCGCAACACCGCGCTCGACGCGAGCGACCCGCAAAGCGAGGCGGGGCGGCTGCTCTGGGCGCGCTATCTCAAGGAATGGACGGCGTGGAACCACGTCCGCACGCTGGCGTCGACCGCGGCGCTGATCCTGTTCGTCGTCGCGCTCGACATGCGTTAG